CGAGATCGACTACACGCTGACGTTGCTGGATCGGGTCAGCGATTTCGAGATCGAAAGGGAGTGACGGCTCAGTCCGTTGCCGCTCTTTTCACTGACATGTCGGAGATATTCATGAAGATCGCAGTTCTGCCCGGCGACGGCGTTGGGCCCGAAGTCACACGCCAAGGCGTCAAGGTCCTCCATGCCGTCGCGGAGCGCTATGGCCTCGCCGTCGAACTGAGAGAGGCGCTGATCGGGGGCTGCGCTTATGAAGCGCACGGTCATCCGCTGCCGGCGGAGACGCTCACACTTGCGCGGGAAGCCGACGCCATCCTGTTCGGCGCCGAGGGCGGCTTCCAGTACGAGACGTTGCCTCGCGGCTTGCGTCCTGGCGACGCTTTGCTGACGCTGCGGCGCGAACTCGATCTCTTCGCCAATTTCCGCCCAGTCGTTACCTGGCCAGAACTTGCCGATGCCACGACATTGAAGCCGGAGGTCGTCGAGGGCGTGGATCTGACGATCCTGCGCGAGTTGACAAGCGATCTCTATTTTGGTGAGCCGCGCGGTATCGATGTCCTGGCCGACGGATCCCGCCGGGGCGTGAACACCATGAGCTATACGGAAGCCGAGATCCGCCGAATCGCTCATGCGGGTTTTCGTGCGGCGCGAGCTCGGCGTGGAAAGCTTTGCTCGGTGGACAAGGCCAATGTGCTCGAGACAATGGAGCTGTGGCGGGAAATCGTGACCGAGGTGGGTAGCGAGTATCCGGACGTCCAACTCAGCCATCTCTACGTCGATGCAGCGGCGATGATGCTGGTGCGAGCTCCCAAAACGTTCGATGTCATCGTTACAGCCAACCTGTTTGGTGACATTCTCTCCGATGAGGCGTCGATGCTGGTCGGGTCTATCGGTATGCTGCCCTCGGCCTCTCTCAACGCGTCCGGCAAGGGCTTGTTCGAGCCCGTACACGGCTGCGCTCCTGACATCGCTGGTAAGGACATCGCGAACCCGCTGGCGACCATCCTCTCGGTTGCGATGATGTTGAGGCTGAGCTTTGGCCACGAGAGTGCAGCTGCCACCGTAGAGGGCGCAGTACGGAAGACCTTGGCGGAGGGCTACCGCACATTCGACATTGCCGCGCCCGGCGAAGCAGCAATCGGTACGGAGGAGATGGGTGACAGGGTGCTGCGCGCCTTTTCCGTTGGTTCGTAGTTGACCCTGACTTCGCCTTGTTAAAGGCGAGGGCAAGGGCTGGCTCGGTAACCATCTGCTGGTCTTCCGTTAGACGGGTTGCACGACCGCTGAGTTGAGACACGAGGGAATTTTGCTGCGTTTTTTCTCCGCTGCGGAGGTCGAGGCCGGTCTCGATTATCCGCGACTGATCGATGTGTTGTCCGAAGCCTTTCGGCGAGACGGCGAGACGATGCCGGTGCGCCAAAGCTATGAGGTCGGAGCGTCCGGCGCTCCCGGCCATCTGCTTCTGATGCCGGCCTGGCAGCGCGGACAGGCGCTGGGGGTAAAATTCGTGACGGTCTTTCCCGAGAATGCTTCGCGTGGCCTCGGTGCGGTGTCCTCTCTCTATGTCCTGCTCGATGGCACGACGGGTCAGCCGCGCGCGATGATAGACGGCGAGGCGTTGACCAATCGGCGTACGGCGGCTGCATCCGCGCTCGCATCGCGACATCTCTCTCGCGAGGACGCCCATACGCTGCTGGTTGTTGGGACGGGCCGCATTGCGGCGTGCCTGCCGGCTGCGCATCGGGTCGTGCGGCCGATCAAACGGGTGCTTGTCTGGGGCCGAAATCCAGAGCGAGCGCTGACACTTGCAGGAGTATTCTCCCGGCAAGGATTCGAGGCGCAAGCGGTCGCCGATCTGCCGGAGGCGGTGGCCCAGGCGGATATCGTCAGTTGTGCCACGACGTCGACCCAGCCGCTGGTTATGGGCCAACATCTGAGGACCGGAACCCATCTCGACCTCGTCGGTTCATTCACGCCAAGGATGCGCGAGAGTGATGATGAGGCCGTCTGCCGCAGCCGCGTTTTTGTCGACACCTACGGAGGAGCGCTGGCCGAGGCTGGCGATCTCCTCCAGCCGATGTCGGCCGGCCGCTGGCAAGCTCATGAGGTCTGTGGCGACCTTCATGAGTTAACTCGTGGAGCGCGGCCGGGCCGTATCGACAAGGACGAGATTACGCTCTTCAAGTCGGTCGGGGCGGCGATCGAAGATCTTGCAGCGGCATCGCTGCTCGTTGGTAGCCCTCTTGGTGAGAGTTTCGGTCAACACAATACGTTTGGCGTTTCGCACAATAAGACCACCATTTAGCCCGTCGCTACGTCAACTGCATCAATCGGAGCCATGAAGAGTGGAAACACTTCAGAGGACGGGAGTGGGCAGCGGGCGCCCAGCGAAATGCGCGGCAAGATTGTCTTGCATCAACTGGCCCATGGCCTTGCGGGTCTCGACGGTCCCGGAGGCGTGATGAGGTTGCAGGAGGACGTTAGGTAGGCTGAGGAACTTTGGATTTAGCTTCGGCTCACCGTCGAAGACATCAAGCGCCGCCGCCCCGAGCTTGCCATTGGCAAGAGCCTCTATGAGCGCCTCCTCGTCGATATTGGAGGCACGCGAGACGTTGACGACGAGCCCGTCGGGCCCAAGCGCTTCGAGAACCGTACGTCCCACGATGTGCCGCGCTGCCGCTGTGGCAGCGAGCGTGACGAACAAGACGTCTGAACGCTCAGCGAGCGCGACGGGATCGGGAACGAAGGTCCAATCCTTGCCGTAGGACTTCGGTTCGATGTCGGTATAAGCGATGTCCATGTCGAAGCCGGTGAGCCGTCGCGCCACTTCAAACCCGATGCGGCCGAGTCCGAGGACGCCGGCGCGCTTGCCCCAGGCCCGCGTCCTCAGAGGATAGAGCCCCTTGGTCGCCCATGAACCGTCGCGCACCCAGCGTTCGGCGCCGTTCACACCTCGCCATTGTGCCAGCATCATTGCAATCGCAAGATCAGCCACATCCTTCGTCAGCACGTCGGGGGTGTTGGTCACGCGGATGCTGCGAGCTCGGCAGCTGTCAAGATGCACTGCATCGAAGCCCACGCCGTAGACTGAAATGATCTCGAGATTCGGACAGGCCGCGATCAGCTCGGCGCTCGCGCCGAGTTCGCCGCGCGTGGCGATGGCCCGCACGCGCGCTCCGACCTCGGCGAGGAGGGCAGACTTGTCACTGGTCTCGAAATAGCGGCGCATGACGTAAGCTGCGTCGAGAGGGACCTGATCCCACTCCGGATAGGGGCCCATCTGCAGGACTTCAGGCTTCGACATGAGGGTGTCCGCTCTTCTCGGTCATGGTCTTGACAGGTTATGTTATCGATAACATACTCAAACACAGGGTGGTTTGTCGAGATGCAAAAAGAAGAGGAAATGGGGTGGCGCTCAACTTGTTCGATCTGACAGGGCGCCGCGCCCTGGTGACCGGATCTTCTCAAGGCATTGGCCTCGCGCTCGCGCGCGGCCTCTCCGAGGCCGGCGCGGAGGTCGTGCTCAACGGCCGCGACGAGGCCAAGCTCGCGGCCGCCGCCAGTACCGTTGCGGGATCGCGAACACTCGCCTTCGATGTGGCCGACCACGCCGCGTCGCGTACAGCCGTCGACCGCTTCGAGGCCGAGATCGGGCCCATCGACATTCTCGTCAACAACGCGGGTATGCAGCACCGCGCGCCGCTCGAGGATTTTCCTGCGGACGCGTTCCAGCGCCTACTGCAAACCAACATCGCCTCGGTCTTCAATGTCGGCCAAGCCTGCGCGCGCCACATGATCGGGCGGCGCGCCGGCAAGATCATCAACATCGCCTCGGTCCAGACGGCGCTCGCGCGCCCGTCCATCGCTCCCTACACGGCGACAAAGGGGGCGGTCGGAAACCTGACCAAGGGCATGGCGACGGACTGGGCGAAACACGGGCTGCAGGTCAACGCGATCGCGCCCGGCTATTTCGATACGCCACTCAATGCCGCACTCGTCTCGGATCCTGCTTTTTCGGCTTGGCTCGAAAAGCGTACGCCGGCGGGCCGTTGGGGCAAAGTGGAAGAACTGATCGGCGCCTGTATTTTCCTTGCTTCGGCCGCTTCTTCCTTCGTCAACGGACACGTGCTCTATGTCGACGGCGGCATCACGGCCTCGCTCTGAGGCGCTGCGCACAGCCTGGCCCTGTGTTGTTGGCCAGCTGAAAATGGGGGCGCTCACCGTAGAGATCGGACAGGCCCCCGAGACGGTTGTCAAAACTACCTACCGGGCCACCGCGGAGATGTCGAAATGTCCCGTTCAGTCGCATTGATCGGCGCCGGCGCCATGGGCGGCGCGATTGGAACTCGACTTGCTGAAACCAATACCCGCCTCCTGGTGTTCGATCTCGATCCCGCAAAGGTCGCTGTCCTCGTCGAAAAAGGGGCGACTGCGGCCACCTCCGCTGCGAGCGCAGCGGCTGACGCCGACGCAGTGATCCTCAGCCTCAACTCGCTGAGGATCGTGCGAGCCGCCATCTTCGGACCGGCGGGCGTGGCTGAGGGAGCGCGGAAAGGCACGCTCATCATCGACATGTCTTCGATCGATCCGGAGGCGACGCGCGCGCTGGCCGCAGACGCGGCCGCAGCGGGTCTGCGCTGGGTTGACTGTCCCCTGTCAGGTGGCGCGCCGAAGGCGTTGAGCGGTCAGTTGACCTGCATGGCCGGTGGAGAACCCGCCGACGTTGAAGAGGCAGGGGCAGTGCTGGCCGAGGTCGCGTCGAATTTCACCCATATGGGTCCGAGCGGCGCAGGCCAAACCACGAAACTGATCAATCAGGTCCTCTGCGGTCTCAATTTCCTCGCCGTCGCTGAGGCGACCGCGCTGGCCGAGGCCGCCGGCGTCGATGCTGCCAAAATTCCCGAAGCGTTGCGCGGCGGGCGGGCCGACAGCGCTATCTTGCAGGAATACATGCCGCGCTTCGCCTCGCGCGACTATCGCCCGACCGGCCGCATCGACAATATGGTCAAGGATCTGAACGGTGCGCAGGATCTTGCCCGGCAGACGGGCATCGCCATGCCGATGACCGTTGTCTGCGCCGAGATCCATCGCCTTCTGACCGCGGTGGGGTGTGGTGCGATGGATCAGGCCGCGCTCATGGAATTCTGGTCGCGGCGAACGCCGTCACCGTGATGAGCGGCGCGGACCCACGGCCTTACGCAAGCCCGTGGGCGTTGACGAAGATCGCGTAGAGCGAAGTCTGCGCGGTAATATAGAGTCTGTTCCGTTTCGACCCGCCGAAGGTCAGGTTGGAGACGATTTCCGGCACCGGAATACGTCCGATTAGCGTGCCATCCGGCGCGTAGATGGCAATTGCATCCGCTGTCGACGTCCAGATATTACCGTTCCGATCGAGGCGGAAGCCGTCGAAGAAGCCGGCCGGCGAGGTCGCGAAGACGCGGCCATCACCGACTGTGGCCCCAGTCGGCGCGACATCATAGACGCGTATTACGGCCGGCACGTCCGGCACGTGGGTAGCACCCGTTTCGGCCACATAGAGCAACCGCTCGTCAGGCGAGAAGGCGAGACCATTTGGCCTCACCATGTCGGTCACGACCGCCGACAGCGCGCCGGTCGTCGGATCGAAGCGATAGACGTTGCTCGCGCCGATCTCGCTCGCTCCAGCATGCCCCTCATACTCGCTGTCGATGCCGTAGGTCGGGTCGGAGAACCAGATCGTTCCGTCCGACTTGACCACGACATCATTCGGGGAATTGAAGCGGCGCCCTTCGAAGCGGTCGACCAGTCCCACCCATCGGCCATCGGGCTCCAGCCGCGAGATGCGGCGGCCACCATGCTCACAGGCGATCACACGGCCGAGGGCGTCGCGGGTATGGCCGTTGTGATAGCCACAGGGGCTTTCGAACACCGAGACCGAGCCGTCGGTTTCGTCGAAGCGCAACACGCGATCGTTGGGAATGTCGGACCACAGAAGCGACTTGGCCGCTGGCAGATAGACCGGGCCCTCGGCCCAGCGGCTGCCGGTCCAGAGCCTGTCGAGTTTGGCGTGTCCGATGATCAGCGCCTGGAAGCGGCGGTCGAGGATTTCGTAGGTGCTCACGGCGTCAACGTCTCCAGCGTCGCATCGCTGACTTCAGTCAGTCGGCAGAGGAAAGTCGTCGGCCTTGAAGACCGTGTGGAAGATGGAGCCGTCGAACATTTCGAGCAGGCTCTTGGTCACCTCACGGCTCTCAAGGCGAACCGGCGAGGCGAGCGCTTCCTCGATCGCCTCGCGGGAAGGGTAGCGGATCGCCAGTACCATCTCGTAGTGCTGGGCATCGCTATCGCTCTCGTCCTGGCGCAACACGCGAACCTCTTCTGCGCCCGGAAAGCGCGTCCACAGCGGCACAAGGTTTTCGCGGACATAGGCGGTGAATTCGGCTTCGCGCCCGGGCTTTACGCGGCCACTGAAAAAAGCACAACGGATATACATTGGCACTCGCTCGTCTGTCTGGTGGAAGTGATGCAAATTCGGCGGCCAGCTTGCGGCCGACCGCCGAGAGAGCACGGTCATGTGCTCGGGGAGGGAAGTAAGACCTACTCGAACCCCCAGGCCTTCTTGTAGGCGTTACGGTAGCCATTGCCCGGGTCGAACGTATTGGCCGGGCCGCCGTCGAATTCGACGTTGGTCTTGGTCACCACATGCAGCGGCGAGACATAGCCCGACCATTTCTCGCCGGCCATGGCGCGGTTCAATTCGTCGACGAGCTGCCATCCCTGCAGGTTCAGGGGCTCGGCCACGGTGACGGCCTGGTAGGCGCCGGAACGGATGCGCTGATAGGCACTTTCGGAGCCATCGCCCGCGGCCACGTTGACCGGCGCGCCGGTGCCCTTGATGCCAGCCGCAGCGAGCGAGGGGGCCATGAAATCGTAGTAGAGGTCGTTGATGGCAAGCGAATGTGTCCAGGCGGCACCGTGCTTTTGCAGGAGTGAGGTGGTCAGCTGCGGCATGCGCGTCGAGGTTTCGGCGATCGGCGTATCGACCCATTCGAGAACCTTGCCACCGAGCGCTTCGATGACTTCCTTCATCTTCTTGGCCTTGGCAATCGCGATCTCGTAGGTCGAGTCGGTGAAGATGATCACGCCCGGCTTGCCATTGGCGTCGACGAAGCTCCAGTTGGCCGCGGCGGTGGAGACGGCCATGGGGTCGGTCGTCACATTGGCGAAGACACCGGCTTCGGGCACTGGGCCGATGACGGGAGCGGCGTGCCAGGAGACCATCGGGATTTTCGCGGCCTTGGCCGCTTCCATGCCGGGCTTCTGCTCGATCGCGTCGAAGCCGCAGATCACGAGGCCGTCGGGCTTCAGCGTCATGGCCTGGCCGAAAGCGGCGGTACGGCCGGAGACCGATCCGGCGCCATCAAGCGTGCGCACGGTCCAACCGGCGGCCTTGGCAGCTTCCTCGATGCCCCTGGTGACACCGAGCACGCCGCCGTTCTTCATATCGGAGGCGAGCACGACGATGGTCTTGCCCTTGGCAATCTTCGGACCGGAGGTCGGGCCATCCCACTTGTCAACTTTGGAGGCATATTTGTCGACGAATGCTTTCGCATCCGCGAGCGGGTCGGCGTGGGCCGAAGCAAGACCGAATGCGAGCCCGGCGACGACGGCGCCGGTTCGGATGATCGAATGCAACATAGAGCGTTCTCCTTGGTGTGATTGTCGTTCCGGTTTTGCGCCGGACGTTTCGTTGTTGTCGGCTCTCGCCGATCACGAAATTCATCGATCGTCGTGCTTCAGGCCTTGCGATCAGGTGCTCCGGCCGGCAGCTTGGCAACCGCACCGCGCTTTCTCTGCGCGTAGCCGGCCATGCCGATCGCGGCGAGCAGCGTAAGGCCGTTGAAAAGCGGCTCGACCCAGAAGGACCCGCCGAACTGCTGGATGCCGGCGATACCGACTGCGAGCACCGCAACGCCGATGATGGTGCCCCAGACGTTGACGCGGCCGGGCTTGATCGTGGTCGAACCGAGAAACGCGCCGACGAGAGCGGGCAGGAGATATTCAAGGCCGACGCTCGCCTGGCCGATGCGCAGCTTTGAGGCGAGCAGAACGCCAGTGACCGCGGTAAGTATACCGGAGGCCATGAAGGCGCCGACCGTGAAGCGCTGCACGGGAATGCCGTTGAGCGCGGCCGTCTTGGGGTTGGCGCCGATGGCGTAGATGTAGCGGCCAATCGGTAGATATTCGAACATGAGCCACATCGCCACTGCGAGGAGGAGCACATAGAATCCCGTGATCGGCAGACCAAAAACCATCGTGCCGTTGAGGGCGAGGAAACCTTCCGGCAGGACTGCAACGACCTGCCGGCCGCCAGTGTGCCAAAGCGCCAGCGCATAGAGCACCGTGCCGGTGCCGAGGGTGGCGATGAAGCTGTCGATGCGCGCGACCTCGACCAAGAGGCCATTGAGAAGACCGGTGAAGGCGCCGAGGCAGATGACCACGAGGACTGCGACCGGCCAGGGCAGGCCGATGGCGGTTTGCAAGCTGATCACCAGGATGTGCCAGAGCACGATGCCATAGCCGACCGTGAGGTCGATCTTGCCCGCAGCCATGGGGATCATCGCCGCGAGCGACAGCATGGCGATGATCGATTTGTCGGAAATGATCGAGCGCAGGTTGAGGAGCGTCGGAAATGTGTTGGGCAACATGATCGAGAACAGGGCGATCAGCGCGACGGTGATGATCGGCAGGCCGTAGACCGGCAGGAGCCGCGTCACCCTCTGCGGCAGCGAAGCGCCGGCGAGATCGGCGCGCGTCGGCTCCAGTGCGTTCGACTCGATCGAATTCATTCCCATGCGTTCCTCCCGGCGGGCGCCGTTCGTCGGCCCGTGCGATTTGTCCCTTATGCGGCCTCGGACGCCGAGGCGGCGGTGATCAGGGCTTCGGTCGTGAGATCGTCTCCGGCAATCTCGGTAATGATCCGGCCCCGATTGAAGACGAGCGCGCGATGGCAGATGTGCGCGACTTCCTCGAAATCGGTGGAGACGACGACAACAGCGAGCCCCTCGGCTATGGCGCGCGCGATAAGCCGATAGATATCCGCCTTGGCGCCAACATCGACACCGGCGGTCGGGTCCTCGGCCACGAGCAGCTTGCGACCTGTCGCAAGCCAGCGCCCGACAACGACTTTCTGCTGGTTGCCACCTGAAAGCCCCTCGATTGCGAGATGCGGATCGTTTGGCCGCAAGCCCACCAAGGCGCCGAGCCTGATTGCCTCCTCCGCTTCATGCCGGGGCGCGAGCACATCGAACAGGCTGCGCCCGGACGCGCCCGGGTTGAGGAAGACATTCTCGCGGATCGACAGGGACGCGGCGATCGATTCCTCTGTTCGGTCGCGGGCAACGAGACCGATGCCAGCAGCCATTGCCGTCACCGGGCTGGACAGATCCGGCACGGAGCCGTCGATGCGGATCTCGCCGCGATGTGCCACTGCGCCGAACAGGGCGCGCCCTACTTCTTCCTGGCCGGCGCCGCGCAGGCCGACGAGCCCCAGGAGCTCGCCCTCGCGCACGTCGAAATCGACCGGCCCGGACTTCGGGGTGATCAATCTTTTCACCGTGACGCGGGTCGTGCCGGAGTGGCAGGCGGCTTTCTCGAACATGTCGAGCAGCGGCCTGCCGACGATCAGCCGTACCAGATCCTCGGGCGAGGTCTCGCTGATCGCCTTCTCACCGACGAGCTGGCCATCGCGCAGGACGACAACGCGGTCGGCGATGCGGAAGATCTCGTCGAGCCGGTGCGAGACGTAGATCATCCCGACGCCTTGCTGGCGCAAGCGCCGCAGCGCCGCAAACAACCGCTCGACTTCATCCGCAGGCAGGCTCGCCGTCGGCTCGTCGAGCACGAGGAAATCGCATTTGACGACGAGCGCCCGGGCGATGGCGACGAGCGATTTCTCGGTGCGCGACAGGCTTGACACGCGCGTGGTCGGATCGATATCGCAGCCCACCAGGGCGAGAGCCTTGGTCGCGCGTGCCTCGGCGTCGCGCCAGTCTATAAGGCCGAACGGCCGCGTCCGCGGAAAGCCCTGGGCCAGCCCGACATTCTCTGCGACCGTCATCCATTCGACGAGGCCGAGATCCTGATGGATGAAGGCGACCGGCTGGTGATCGGCACGGCCACCCGGGGCATGGTGATAGGGTTCGCCTGCGATCGTCACCGCTCCGGCATCTGGACGATGGATGCCGCCGAGCACCTTGATGAGAGTCGACTTGCCCGCGCCGTTCTCGCCGAGCAAGGCGACGATTTCGCCGCGCTCGACGCCGAAGCTGACGCCTTTGAGTGCGCGAGTGCCACCGAAAGACTTGACGATTCCATCAAAGCGCAACGCACCCGACGCCATCCTTAGGTCCCCTCCGCGATCGCCGGCCGGGGCGCGAACGATTGCGAGGATCCCGCAACCGGCGGCCAAGCTCTTTACGATGGCAAGTTTATTGTTATCGATAACATCGTAGCCGGTTGGTGTGAGCTGTCAAGCCGCACGGCTCACGTGCTTTCGCGTTCAATGACCTGGAAGGGGACGATCAAAGTCTCTGGCCCCGGTGCCCGATTCTTCTGAACGTCGTCGAGGGCGCCAAGCAGGACACGGCCCGCCTCCAGCCCGATATTGCGGCAATCGACGGCGACAGTTGTAATCCTCGGCCAGGAGCAGCGAGAAACTTCGAAGTCGCCGAAACCGGCAACCGCGATCCGGCCGGGTACCGCCCAGCCGCGGCGGTGGCATTCCATGATCGCGCCAAAGGCAGACAGGTCGGATACGCAAACAGCCGCGTCCACATCCGGCCACTGCTCGATCAGGTGGACGATGGCCTCGCCGCCTTGTTCCATCGAGATCGGCGGATTGCCGAACGAGATGGTGCGCCCGGGTGGCAGGCCCAGCTCTTCGACTGCGCGCTTGTAACCGAGCCGGCGGTCGGCGCCGCGGGTGTCGCGCTTGCTCGCACCGCCGATGAAGGCGATGTTGCGGTAGCCCTGATGGTAAAGCCGGTGGACGAGCGCGCGTGAGGCCTCGGCGTTGGAGAAGCCGACGACATGGTCGATCGGATCGGCGGGCAGGTCCCAAGTCTCGACCACAGGAATGCCCGCGGATTGCAGCATGCGGCGCGCCTTCGGCGTGTGCCGGCCGTCGGTGACGATGATCCCGTCGGGCCGGCGCGTCAGCATGGCCCGCACGAGCCGCTCTTCCTTATCCATGTCGTAGTCGGTGTAGCCGAGAAGCATCTGGAGCCCCTGGCTTTCGATTGCCTCGGTGATGCCGCGAGCGGTATCGGAGAAATTGGAGTTGTTGATCGAGGGGATGAGCACAGCCACGAAGCCCGTCCGCTTCGAGGAAAGTGCTCCGGCAGAAAGGTCGAGCACATATCCGAGTTCTTCGACGGCTGCGAGGATCCGGCGCCGCGTCTCCTCGGAGACGGCACCGTCGCTCTTCAGCGCGCGTGAGACGGTCATTGCGGAAACCCCGGCCCGTGCCGCCACCTCCGCCATGGTCGCCGGCCGCTTTAGGCTCTTCCTGATCTGAGTTCGTTTCATCTCAATGCAGTCTCTGCTTGGTGTGCAGTCGGGATCGAAACCGGCAAGCCTTCTCTGCCGACGGATTTCGGTGCTGCCGCTGCGACGGCGACGAGTTTATGGTATCGATATCAATTGCTGCAATGGTGTCGATAGCAGACTGGGGCGAGGGCCTACGAGTAGTCTTGCTTGTCGGAGGTAGATCGTCACTGCTTCATCGCGCAATTGCGGCGCTCCCATTGACCCAGCTAAGAACGAAAGGCTCTTGGGGTTAGCTAGGGTCGCCATGGCCACGAGTCGGCACGCCAGACTCGGCTATTGCTCTGAAGCTCTCGCGCCGGGACCGCTACTTGCCGCGCGGATCCTGCACGCCGTAACTTCCGAAAGCGGCGGCGGTTTCGGCAATTTCGGCCTCGTTCAGCAGCATCGGTCCACCGATTGCCAAGGTGAGATAGTACTGCCGGGCAATGGTCTCGAGTTCGACCGCAAGCCACATCGCCTTGTCGAGAGAGGCTCCCGTGGCGATCATGCCGTGATTGGCGAGCAGGCAGGCCGTACGCCCTTCGAGCGCCTTGAGCGCATGCTCCGACAGTTCCTTGGTGCCGAACCTGGCGTAGCCGGCGACCCTCACGTTCATGCCGCCAAACGCCGCCATCATGTAGTGGCACGCCGGAATTTCCTTGCGCGCGATCGCCAGCACGGTGGAGTAGGTTGCGTGGGTGTGGACGATGCCTCTGACGTCGCGCCGCGCCTTCATGATATCGAGATGAAAGCGCCATTCGGTCGAAGGCTTGAGCGGCCCCTCCCACGATCCGTACTCGCCTTCAATCGGCATCGCTGCGATCATGTCGGGGCTGAGCGAGTCGTACGGCGTTGCCGAGGGCGAGATCAGCATGGTGTTACCATGACGGGCCGAGATGTTTCCGGAGGTGCCTTGGTTCAGTCCCGCGGCGTTCATCCAGCGGCATTTCGCGATGATCGCTTCGCGCAACTGAAGTTCGGTGTCGGTCATGTCACGGCCTCCCCTCAAAGTTCGCCTTGCGCAAACGTCTCCAGCGTTCCTGCATCGGCAGCTATGTCGAGAAACGAAAAGCGATTGCGCATCTCGCGGCAGTGAACGATGGCTTCGCGGTAGAAATCGACGGGCACGCCGAGCTCGGCGGCCGTCGTGGCGCCGCCGGCGGCCGACAGCAGACGCTTGATCTCATCGACAGGGATCGTGAAAGCGGCCAACTCGCGCTTGAGGTCCGGCCACGTCTCCGCGAGCTTGCGGTTGAAGACTGCGGCGCCTTCGCGGTCGAAGGCCTTTTGCTCGAACTCGGCGCGGCACTGCGATGCGACTTCCTCGCCGAAACGGCGAGCCATGCCCGCTACGTCGATACGGGTGGCATCGACGGAAGGCGGCCGATCGCTCGCAAGCATCTGCTGCTGCAGCCTCGCCATACTCAGCGATGCGATGCCCACCTGCTGGCCGTGCAGGCTTCCCGGATGCCGCGCTCCGGCAAAGCAATCGATGTAATGCGAAATCTGGTGTTCACCCATCGAACCATGGTGCGAGACGCCGGTGAATGAGATGCCGAGCCCGCACAAGGTCAACACGCGATAGAGGTACCCCAGGGCCCCGATATCGCCCTTGGGCAGGTTTCCGGCTCTCTTGTTCAGCTCGACTTCGTCGGCGGCCTGAATCGTGTAGGGCTCCTGAAAATACGCCGTCCCCAGCAGCCGGTGCGACATCCACCAGTCGTTCTGTGCAACCGAGCGGGCCAGGCAGTCGGCGAAGCCGGAGGCAGCGAGATAGGAGGGGGCGGCCGCGGATACTTTGAGATCGACGAAAAAGCCG
This region of Bradyrhizobium sp. CCGUVB1N3 genomic DNA includes:
- a CDS encoding substrate-binding domain-containing protein, with translation MLHSIIRTGAVVAGLAFGLASAHADPLADAKAFVDKYASKVDKWDGPTSGPKIAKGKTIVVLASDMKNGGVLGVTRGIEEAAKAAGWTVRTLDGAGSVSGRTAAFGQAMTLKPDGLVICGFDAIEQKPGMEAAKAAKIPMVSWHAAPVIGPVPEAGVFANVTTDPMAVSTAAANWSFVDANGKPGVIIFTDSTYEIAIAKAKKMKEVIEALGGKVLEWVDTPIAETSTRMPQLTTSLLQKHGAAWTHSLAINDLYYDFMAPSLAAAGIKGTGAPVNVAAGDGSESAYQRIRSGAYQAVTVAEPLNLQGWQLVDELNRAMAGEKWSGYVSPLHVVTKTNVEFDGGPANTFDPGNGYRNAYKKAWGFE
- a CDS encoding ABC transporter permease; its protein translation is MNSIESNALEPTRADLAGASLPQRVTRLLPVYGLPIITVALIALFSIMLPNTFPTLLNLRSIISDKSIIAMLSLAAMIPMAAGKIDLTVGYGIVLWHILVISLQTAIGLPWPVAVLVVICLGAFTGLLNGLLVEVARIDSFIATLGTGTVLYALALWHTGGRQVVAVLPEGFLALNGTMVFGLPITGFYVLLLAVAMWLMFEYLPIGRYIYAIGANPKTAALNGIPVQRFTVGAFMASGILTAVTGVLLASKLRIGQASVGLEYLLPALVGAFLGSTTIKPGRVNVWGTIIGVAVLAVGIAGIQQFGGSFWVEPLFNGLTLLAAIGMAGYAQRKRGAVAKLPAGAPDRKA
- a CDS encoding sugar ABC transporter ATP-binding protein: MASGALRFDGIVKSFGGTRALKGVSFGVERGEIVALLGENGAGKSTLIKVLGGIHRPDAGAVTIAGEPYHHAPGGRADHQPVAFIHQDLGLVEWMTVAENVGLAQGFPRTRPFGLIDWRDAEARATKALALVGCDIDPTTRVSSLSRTEKSLVAIARALVVKCDFLVLDEPTASLPADEVERLFAALRRLRQQGVGMIYVSHRLDEIFRIADRVVVLRDGQLVGEKAISETSPEDLVRLIVGRPLLDMFEKAACHSGTTRVTVKRLITPKSGPVDFDVREGELLGLVGLRGAGQEEVGRALFGAVAHRGEIRIDGSVPDLSSPVTAMAAGIGLVARDRTEESIAASLSIRENVFLNPGASGRSLFDVLAPRHEAEEAIRLGALVGLRPNDPHLAIEGLSGGNQQKVVVGRWLATGRKLLVAEDPTAGVDVGAKADIYRLIARAIAEGLAVVVVSTDFEEVAHICHRALVFNRGRIITEIAGDDLTTEALITAASASEAA
- a CDS encoding LacI family DNA-binding transcriptional regulator, whose translation is MAEVAARAGVSAMTVSRALKSDGAVSEETRRRILAAVEELGYVLDLSAGALSSKRTGFVAVLIPSINNSNFSDTARGITEAIESQGLQMLLGYTDYDMDKEERLVRAMLTRRPDGIIVTDGRHTPKARRMLQSAGIPVVETWDLPADPIDHVVGFSNAEASRALVHRLYHQGYRNIAFIGGASKRDTRGADRRLGYKRAVEELGLPPGRTISFGNPPISMEQGGEAIVHLIEQWPDVDAAVCVSDLSAFGAIMECHRRGWAVPGRIAVAGFGDFEVSRCSWPRITTVAVDCRNIGLEAGRVLLGALDDVQKNRAPGPETLIVPFQVIEREST
- a CDS encoding class II aldolase/adducin family protein — translated: MTDTELQLREAIIAKCRWMNAAGLNQGTSGNISARHGNTMLISPSATPYDSLSPDMIAAMPIEGEYGSWEGPLKPSTEWRFHLDIMKARRDVRGIVHTHATYSTVLAIARKEIPACHYMMAAFGGMNVRVAGYARFGTKELSEHALKALEGRTACLLANHGMIATGASLDKAMWLAVELETIARQYYLTLAIGGPMLLNEAEIAETAAAFGSYGVQDPRGK
- a CDS encoding iron-containing alcohol dehydrogenase, whose translation is MSKQNWTALIDDLVAGRWTNPLTGDRIKVPYDSIVIEDSLDGREAELVASLKLGHRLAVVGDEATYDAMGARICNALRSLGPVEAIVLDHPHADMAEVRSLTEKLRGYDAVVAVGSGTVNDLCKYVTGLDGRRYSVFATAPSMNGYTSSTASLTLDSGLKVSLPSHTPAGFFVDLKVSAAAPSYLAASGFADCLARSVAQNDWWMSHRLLGTAYFQEPYTIQAADEVELNKRAGNLPKGDIGALGYLYRVLTLCGLGISFTGVSHHGSMGEHQISHYIDCFAGARHPGSLHGQQVGIASLSMARLQQQMLASDRPPSVDATRIDVAGMARRFGEEVASQCRAEFEQKAFDREGAAVFNRKLAETWPDLKRELAAFTIPVDEIKRLLSAAGGATTAAELGVPVDFYREAIVHCREMRNRFSFLDIAADAGTLETFAQGEL